Proteins found in one Pseudomonas sp. P8_241 genomic segment:
- the clsB gene encoding cardiolipin synthase ClsB: protein MSSQSMEKTTVEHIPAPPVREPTAVDVEYGWQGSNRVELLENGEAYFPRVFEALRQAQNEILLETFILFEDKVGNELQQILIEAAQRGVRTTVSLDGFGCGELSTGFLTALSGAGVHLQMFDPAPKRLGIRTNWFRRLHRKIVVVDGTVAFIGGINFSADHLADFGPEAKQDYSVEVQGPVVADIHHFALLQCGRPARAKYWWQRRRQRRSELAINDHDGQVRLVYRDNGEHPTDIEEVYRQVLRTAQRRVVIANAYFFPGYRLLREIRNASRRGVDVRLILQGQPDMMVAKLAARMTYDYLLKSGVKIYEYCDRPLHGKVALVDEDWSTVGSSNLDPLSLSMNLEANVLIRDRQFNRELYDRLEDLSDHHCKIMSPEKMPRGRVWHMTVGFLVFHFLRHFPAWAGWLPAHKPRLKPFTPATGSDHHEPR from the coding sequence ATGAGCAGCCAGTCGATGGAAAAAACCACGGTTGAACACATCCCCGCGCCGCCGGTACGCGAGCCGACAGCAGTCGATGTCGAATACGGCTGGCAAGGCAGCAATCGAGTCGAGTTGCTGGAAAATGGCGAGGCGTATTTTCCTCGAGTGTTCGAAGCGTTGCGTCAGGCCCAGAACGAAATCCTGCTGGAAACCTTCATTCTGTTCGAAGACAAGGTTGGCAACGAACTGCAACAGATCCTCATCGAAGCGGCACAAAGGGGCGTGCGCACCACCGTCAGCCTCGACGGCTTCGGTTGCGGCGAATTGAGCACCGGGTTTCTCACCGCTCTAAGCGGCGCGGGCGTGCATTTGCAGATGTTCGATCCGGCACCGAAACGCCTGGGCATCCGCACCAACTGGTTCCGACGTTTGCATCGCAAAATCGTGGTGGTGGACGGGACTGTCGCCTTCATCGGCGGGATCAATTTTTCCGCCGATCATTTGGCTGACTTCGGCCCTGAGGCCAAGCAGGATTATTCGGTTGAAGTACAGGGGCCGGTGGTCGCTGACATCCATCACTTTGCCTTGCTGCAATGCGGTCGCCCGGCGCGGGCCAAATACTGGTGGCAAAGGCGCCGACAACGGCGCTCCGAACTGGCCATCAACGATCATGACGGTCAAGTGCGGTTGGTGTACCGCGACAACGGCGAACACCCGACGGACATTGAAGAGGTCTATCGGCAGGTGTTGCGCACTGCACAACGGCGGGTGGTGATCGCCAATGCCTACTTCTTTCCGGGTTATCGGCTGTTGCGCGAAATTCGCAACGCGTCGCGCCGGGGCGTCGATGTGCGGCTGATCCTGCAGGGCCAGCCGGACATGATGGTGGCCAAGCTCGCGGCGCGCATGACCTACGACTACTTGCTCAAGTCCGGGGTAAAAATCTACGAATACTGCGACCGACCGCTGCACGGCAAAGTGGCGCTGGTGGACGAAGACTGGAGCACCGTCGGCTCCAGCAATCTGGACCCGTTGAGTCTGTCGATGAACCTTGAGGCCAACGTGCTGATTCGCGATCGCCAGTTCAACCGTGAGCTGTACGACCGACTCGAAGACCTCAGCGACCATCACTGCAAGATCATGTCCCCCGAAAAAATGCCACGCGGACGGGTCTGGCACATGACCGTCGGCTTTCTGGTATTTCACTTTCTGCGGCATTTTCCGGCATGGGCCGGTTGGCTACCGGCGCACAAACCACGCCTGAAACCCTTCACGCCTGCGACCGGGAGCGATCACCATGAGCCACGCTGA
- a CDS encoding lysylphosphatidylglycerol synthase domain-containing protein — MSHADTGSTSHTEHPAKSRWSRWKKPLTMLFFLALIVLLTMFAQRIEWAEVLETLADFKVRTLIIASSLTVLSFLVYACFDLIGRTYIRQDLTWKQILPVGIISYAFNLNLSAWVGGIAMRYRLYSRLGVSKSNIAKILGLSLATNWIGYMLIAGVVFSSGLVRMPPGWKLSSGALQAVGVLLLLVSAGYLAACRFSSRREWSIRGVEINLPSLRMAILQLCLGALNWSLMAAVIFTLLPSKLDYPLVLGVLLISAIAGVITHIPAGLGVLEAVFVALLQHEASRGSLVAGLLAYRAIYFLLPLLITLVMYLIVEAKAKSLRISKKPK; from the coding sequence ATGAGCCACGCTGATACCGGATCGACGTCCCACACCGAGCACCCGGCCAAGTCGCGCTGGAGCCGTTGGAAAAAACCGCTGACCATGTTGTTTTTTCTGGCGCTGATTGTGTTGTTGACGATGTTCGCCCAGCGCATCGAATGGGCCGAAGTGCTCGAGACCCTGGCCGATTTCAAAGTGCGCACCTTGATCATCGCGTCCTCCCTGACAGTGCTGAGTTTTCTGGTGTATGCCTGTTTCGATCTGATCGGGCGCACTTACATCCGTCAGGACCTGACCTGGAAACAGATCCTCCCGGTGGGCATCATCAGCTACGCCTTCAACCTCAACTTGAGTGCCTGGGTCGGTGGCATTGCCATGCGTTATCGGCTGTACTCGCGCCTCGGGGTGAGCAAGAGCAACATCGCGAAAATCCTCGGCCTGAGCCTGGCGACCAACTGGATCGGCTACATGCTGATCGCCGGCGTGGTGTTCAGCAGTGGATTGGTGCGCATGCCACCGGGCTGGAAACTGAGCAGCGGTGCGCTGCAAGCGGTGGGAGTGTTGTTGCTGCTGGTGAGTGCCGGATACCTGGCGGCTTGCCGTTTTTCCAGTCGTCGGGAATGGTCGATTCGTGGAGTGGAAATCAATTTACCGTCGCTGCGCATGGCGATCCTGCAACTGTGCCTCGGCGCGCTGAACTGGTCGCTGATGGCAGCGGTCATTTTCACCCTGCTGCCGAGCAAGCTCGATTACCCGTTGGTGCTGGGTGTATTGCTGATCAGCGCAATTGCCGGGGTCATCACGCACATCCCCGCCGGGCTCGGCGTGCTGGAAGCGGTGTTTGTGGCGCTGCTGCAACATGAGGCATCACGGGGCAGTCTGGTGGCAGGATTGCTGGCATATCGGGCGATCTATTTTCTGTTGCCGCTGTTGATCACCTTAGTGATGTACCTGATCGTCGAAGCCAAGGCCAAGTCGTTGCGGATCAGCAAGAAACCCAAGTGA
- a CDS encoding alpha/beta hydrolase family protein: MTARSESIQIDIDDEQMSGTFLSPKSKVPGVLFVHGWGGSQERDLERAKGIAGLGCVCLTFDLRGHTGGTGIPLTRVTREDNLRDLLAAYDRLLAHPALDTSAIAVVGTSYGGYLASILTSLRPVRWLALRVPALYRDEEWHTPKRDLDKLDLCDYRSTLVRADTNRALHACSAFTGDVLLVESETDDFVPHATIMSYRAACQQTHSLTHRIIDGADHALSDPVSQQAYTSILVDWITEMVVGERLSIIQSK, encoded by the coding sequence ATGACGGCTAGAAGCGAAAGCATTCAAATCGACATCGACGACGAACAGATGAGCGGGACCTTTCTCAGTCCAAAATCGAAAGTCCCCGGCGTGTTGTTTGTGCACGGCTGGGGCGGCAGTCAGGAGCGCGACCTGGAGCGGGCCAAAGGTATCGCCGGGCTGGGTTGTGTGTGCCTGACGTTTGATTTGCGCGGCCATACCGGGGGCACAGGCATTCCCTTGACCCGAGTGACGCGCGAGGACAATTTGCGGGACTTGCTGGCAGCCTATGATCGTTTGCTTGCGCATCCTGCGCTCGATACCTCGGCGATTGCCGTGGTCGGCACCAGTTACGGCGGCTACCTGGCTTCGATCCTTACGTCGCTCAGGCCGGTGCGCTGGTTGGCGCTGCGGGTGCCGGCGCTGTATCGCGACGAAGAATGGCACACGCCTAAACGCGATCTGGACAAGCTCGATTTGTGCGATTACCGCAGTACCTTGGTGCGCGCCGACACAAACCGTGCGTTGCATGCGTGTTCGGCATTTACCGGAGATGTGTTGCTGGTGGAGTCCGAGACCGACGACTTTGTTCCCCACGCAACGATCATGAGTTATCGCGCGGCGTGTCAGCAGACGCATTCGCTGACGCACCGCATCATCGATGGTGCCGATCACGCCTTGAGCGACCCGGTTTCACAGCAGGCCTACACGTCGATCCTGGTGGACTGGATCACGGAGATGGTAGTGGGTGAACGGTTGAGCATTATTCAATCGAAATGA
- a CDS encoding DUF3182 family protein, which translates to MTPANRKKLVVAHSVNADAPLHEVETNRALARWLAQILGLKYAGSYNADLHDGKDLYLLPTQTLVGAAAARALGVEGPDDLWGGYVDHDFICTKAISHGLLNHNARAPQGWAPLFSERVRSVVLDGLSVFSFEDARPAAEHLLYNGPIRLKPIHACAGRGQEVIKSLDQFDDILARPDAKTLFNEGVVLEQDLEQVITHSVGQSFVGDKVLSYCGEQYLTEDAHGEPVYGGSDLLVVQGEYDDLLLLDLAEDVRLAIEQAQVFDSAANEAYPGFFASRRNYDIAQGVDSNGRQRSGVLEQSWRLGGASSAEVAALQSFINDPDMRAIRVSAVETYIDQPLPPNAIEVYRGPAQDSDFLLKYVTVKSYDG; encoded by the coding sequence ATGACCCCGGCAAACCGCAAGAAACTGGTGGTCGCTCATTCGGTTAACGCCGACGCGCCGTTGCACGAAGTCGAGACCAACCGGGCACTCGCCCGTTGGCTCGCGCAAATACTCGGGCTCAAATACGCGGGCAGTTACAACGCCGACTTGCATGACGGAAAGGATCTGTATCTGTTGCCCACCCAAACCCTGGTCGGCGCCGCCGCAGCAAGAGCATTGGGGGTCGAGGGGCCAGACGATTTGTGGGGCGGTTATGTCGACCACGATTTCATCTGCACCAAGGCCATCAGCCACGGCTTGCTGAACCACAACGCTCGTGCACCTCAAGGTTGGGCGCCGTTGTTCTCCGAGCGGGTGCGCAGCGTGGTGCTCGACGGTCTCAGCGTGTTTTCCTTTGAAGATGCGCGGCCGGCAGCGGAACATCTGCTGTACAACGGGCCGATTCGCCTCAAGCCGATTCATGCCTGTGCGGGGCGCGGGCAGGAAGTGATCAAAAGCCTCGATCAATTCGACGACATCCTTGCCCGGCCAGACGCTAAAACCCTGTTCAACGAAGGCGTGGTACTGGAGCAGGATCTGGAGCAGGTCATCACCCACAGCGTGGGTCAGAGTTTTGTCGGCGACAAAGTACTGAGTTACTGCGGTGAGCAATACTTGACCGAAGACGCCCATGGCGAGCCGGTATACGGCGGCTCCGACCTGCTGGTGGTGCAGGGCGAGTATGACGATTTGCTGTTGCTCGACCTGGCTGAAGACGTGCGCCTGGCGATTGAGCAGGCCCAGGTATTCGACAGCGCTGCGAATGAAGCCTACCCCGGATTTTTTGCGTCGCGGCGCAACTACGACATCGCTCAGGGGGTGGACAGCAACGGTCGGCAACGCAGTGGCGTGCTCGAACAATCCTGGCGCCTGGGCGGGGCCAGCAGCGCCGAGGTCGCGGCATTGCAGAGTTTCATCAACGATCCGGACATGCGCGCCATTCGCGTGTCTGCCGTCGAGACCTACATCGACCAGCCGCTGCCGCCAAACGCCATTGAGGTGTATCGCGGCCCGGCTCAGGACAGTGATTTTCTACTCAAGTACGTAACGGTCAAATCCTATGACGGCTAG
- a CDS encoding GlxA family transcriptional regulator: protein MDAQRAIAELGVLIYPGAQMAAVHGLTDLFGVANRIAAEHQAVQLPLLRVSHWQVRDEQVPERVFDSQPGPDRAMVAVLIPPSIAGFSEGQAPQGLIRWLCEQHASGATLGGVCVGSILLAESGLLDGRSATTHWTSAKTFAERYPAIKLKADTPIVDDGDLITTAGLMAWSELGLRLVDRLLGPSIATGTARFLVVEHSDSASECGSNFAPILSHGDASILKVQHWLQSTGATDVSLSAMSERAGLEERTFLRRFRSATGLKPTEYCQHLRVGKAREMLEFTNGTIDHIAWTVGYQDPGAFRSTFKKITGLAPSDYRTRFGVTPASATR, encoded by the coding sequence ATGGACGCACAAAGGGCAATCGCCGAATTGGGGGTACTGATTTACCCCGGCGCGCAGATGGCGGCCGTGCATGGGTTGACGGACTTGTTCGGCGTGGCCAACCGGATCGCTGCCGAGCATCAGGCTGTGCAGTTGCCGTTGCTACGCGTCAGCCATTGGCAGGTCCGGGACGAGCAAGTGCCGGAGCGCGTCTTCGACAGCCAACCAGGGCCGGATCGCGCCATGGTGGCCGTGCTGATTCCGCCATCGATTGCCGGTTTCTCCGAAGGCCAGGCGCCGCAGGGTTTGATCCGCTGGTTGTGCGAACAACATGCCAGCGGTGCGACGCTGGGCGGAGTATGCGTAGGGTCGATCCTGCTGGCTGAAAGCGGTTTGCTCGACGGCCGCAGCGCCACCACGCACTGGACCTCTGCGAAAACCTTCGCCGAGCGTTACCCGGCCATCAAACTCAAGGCCGATACACCCATTGTCGATGACGGTGACTTGATTACCACTGCTGGATTGATGGCTTGGTCCGAGTTGGGTTTACGTCTGGTCGACCGCTTGCTCGGGCCGAGTATCGCCACCGGCACGGCGCGTTTTCTGGTGGTGGAGCACAGCGACAGTGCCAGTGAATGCGGCAGCAACTTTGCGCCGATCCTCAGCCATGGCGATGCATCGATCCTGAAAGTGCAGCACTGGTTGCAAAGCACCGGCGCGACCGATGTTTCATTGTCGGCGATGTCCGAGCGGGCAGGGCTGGAAGAGCGCACATTTCTGCGGCGTTTCCGTTCAGCCACCGGGCTCAAGCCCACCGAATACTGCCAACATCTGCGCGTGGGTAAGGCCCGAGAAATGCTCGAATTCACCAACGGCACCATCGATCACATTGCCTGGACTGTGGGTTATCAGGACCCCGGAGCATTTCGCTCGACCTTCAAGAAAATCACCGGGCTGGCGCCGAGTGATTATCGAACGCGGTTTGGTGTCACGCCGGCTAGCGCCACACGCTAG
- a CDS encoding cysteine hydrolase family protein: protein MAKQALIVVDIQNDYFPQGKWPLVGADAAADNAVRLIKAFRDAGDSVVHIRHEFTSEDAPFFTPNSEGAKLHPKVLNRANEPVVLKHFVNSFRETELQSILDEKGIKELVVVGSMSHMCVDGITRAANDLGYSVTVIHDACASRDLEFNGLTVPAAHVHAAFMSALGFAYASVVSTDDFLTANQ, encoded by the coding sequence ATGGCCAAGCAAGCGCTCATCGTAGTCGATATCCAGAACGACTACTTCCCCCAAGGCAAGTGGCCGCTGGTCGGTGCCGACGCCGCTGCGGACAATGCCGTGCGCCTGATCAAGGCCTTCCGCGACGCAGGTGATTCGGTGGTGCACATCCGCCACGAGTTCACCTCCGAGGATGCACCGTTTTTCACCCCGAACTCCGAAGGCGCCAAACTGCATCCCAAAGTCCTCAACCGCGCCAACGAGCCAGTGGTGCTCAAGCACTTCGTCAACTCGTTCCGCGAAACCGAACTACAGTCAATCCTCGATGAGAAAGGCATCAAGGAGTTGGTGGTCGTGGGCAGCATGAGCCACATGTGTGTCGACGGCATTACCCGCGCCGCCAATGATCTGGGCTACAGCGTCACGGTGATTCACGACGCCTGTGCCAGCCGCGACCTGGAATTCAACGGCCTGACCGTTCCGGCAGCCCACGTGCATGCGGCCTTTATGTCCGCCCTGGGCTTTGCCTACGCCAGTGTGGTCTCCACCGACGACTTCCTGACTGCCAACCAGTAA
- a CDS encoding alpha/beta fold hydrolase, with amino-acid sequence MATLTTREGNTLYYKDWGSGQPVVFSHGWPLSADSWESQMLHFANNGFRAIAHDRRGHGRSSQPWDGNDMDHYADDLAELIEHLDLKDVILFGFSTGGGEVARYIGRHGTKRLAKAGLISAVPPLMLKTESNPKGLPIEVFDGIRAGSIADRSQLYKDIAGGPFFGFNRPGAKSSQGLIDSFWMQGMMGGHKNTLDSIKAFSETDFREDLKKFDVPTLILHGDDDQIVPIQAAGLESKRLIEHAQLLVYPGAPHGLTDTHKEKVNADMLAFAKG; translated from the coding sequence ATGGCTACTCTGACGACTCGCGAAGGCAACACCCTTTACTACAAGGATTGGGGCAGCGGACAACCGGTGGTGTTCAGCCACGGTTGGCCCTTGAGCGCCGACAGTTGGGAATCGCAGATGCTGCACTTCGCCAACAACGGCTTCCGCGCCATCGCGCACGATCGTCGGGGCCATGGCCGATCCAGCCAGCCGTGGGACGGCAACGACATGGATCACTACGCCGACGACCTGGCGGAGTTGATCGAACACCTGGACCTCAAGGACGTGATTCTTTTCGGCTTTTCCACTGGCGGCGGTGAAGTGGCCCGTTACATCGGCCGTCACGGCACCAAACGCCTGGCCAAGGCCGGACTGATCTCCGCCGTACCACCGCTGATGCTGAAAACCGAAAGCAACCCCAAGGGCTTGCCGATCGAAGTCTTCGACGGCATCCGCGCCGGCTCCATCGCCGACCGCTCACAACTCTACAAGGACATTGCCGGCGGTCCGTTCTTCGGTTTCAACCGTCCGGGCGCCAAATCCTCCCAGGGGCTGATCGACTCGTTCTGGATGCAAGGCATGATGGGCGGCCACAAGAACACCCTTGACAGCATCAAGGCATTCTCGGAAACCGATTTCCGCGAGGATCTAAAGAAATTTGATGTGCCGACCCTGATCCTCCACGGCGATGATGACCAGATCGTGCCGATTCAGGCTGCGGGCCTGGAGAGCAAGCGGTTGATCGAGCATGCGCAGTTGCTCGTCTACCCCGGCGCGCCCCATGGGCTGACCGATACCCATAAAGAGAAGGTGAACGCGGACATGCTGGCGTTCGCCAAGGGCTGA
- a CDS encoding single-stranded DNA-binding protein, whose amino-acid sequence MARGVNKVILVGTCGQDPEVRYLPNGNAVTNLSLATSEQWTDKQTGQKVEKTEWHRVSMFGKVAEIAGEYLRKGSQVYIEGKLQTREWEKDGIKRYTTEIVVDMQGTMQLLGGRPQGDQQGQGGGNNYQQSAPRQQAPRPQQSAPQQRSAPAPQQAAPQPAPDFDSFDDDIPF is encoded by the coding sequence ATGGCCCGTGGGGTTAACAAAGTCATATTGGTCGGCACTTGCGGCCAGGATCCCGAAGTTCGCTACTTGCCTAACGGTAACGCCGTGACCAACCTGAGTCTGGCGACCAGCGAACAGTGGACCGACAAGCAAACCGGTCAGAAAGTCGAAAAGACCGAATGGCACCGTGTATCGATGTTCGGCAAGGTTGCAGAAATCGCCGGCGAATACCTGCGTAAAGGTTCGCAGGTCTACATCGAAGGCAAACTGCAGACCCGCGAGTGGGAAAAAGACGGCATCAAGCGTTACACCACTGAAATCGTGGTCGACATGCAAGGCACCATGCAACTGCTGGGCGGCCGTCCACAGGGCGACCAACAGGGCCAGGGCGGTGGTAACAACTACCAACAATCCGCTCCGCGCCAACAGGCACCGCGTCCTCAGCAGTCGGCACCGCAACAGCGTTCGGCTCCGGCTCCACAGCAGGCTGCGCCGCAACCGGCTCCGGATTTCGACAGCTTTGATGACGATATCCCGTTCTAA
- a CDS encoding MFS transporter, producing MHDPHSERMSGSETRAASGLALVFAFRMLGMFMVLPVLATYGMDLAGATPALIGLAIGAYGLTQAVFQIPFGIISDRIGRRPVIYLGLIVFALGSVLAANADSIWGVIAGRILQGAGAISAAVMALLSDLTREQHRTKAMAMIGMTIGLSFAVAMVIGPLLTRVFGLSGLFYATGGMALFGIVIVMFMVPRSTGPLQHRESGVARQALMPTLKHPDLLRLDLGIFVLHAMLMSSFVALPLALVEKAGLPKEQHWWVYLTALLISFFAMIPFIIYGEKKRKMKRVLLGAVVTLLFTELFFWQFGDSLRALVIGTVVFFTAFNLLEASLPSLISKVSPAGGKGTAMGVYSTSQFLGSALGGILGGWMFQHGGLSVVFLGCAGLAALWLVFAVTMREPPYVTSLRLPLSPEAIREAGLVERLKAVVGVTDAVIVAEEAAIYIKLDTELLDRTTLERLVNNPAGAACVA from the coding sequence ATGCACGATCCCCACAGCGAGCGTATGAGTGGCAGCGAGACCCGCGCAGCAAGCGGTCTGGCCCTGGTGTTCGCCTTCCGTATGCTTGGCATGTTCATGGTGTTGCCGGTACTGGCGACCTATGGGATGGATCTGGCGGGAGCAACCCCGGCCTTGATCGGTCTGGCGATTGGCGCTTACGGCCTGACGCAGGCGGTTTTCCAGATTCCGTTCGGTATCATTTCCGACCGCATAGGTCGTCGCCCGGTGATTTACCTGGGGTTGATCGTCTTCGCCCTCGGCAGTGTGCTGGCGGCCAATGCCGATTCGATCTGGGGCGTTATCGCCGGACGAATCCTGCAGGGCGCCGGGGCGATTTCCGCGGCGGTCATGGCATTGCTGTCAGACCTGACCCGCGAGCAGCACCGGACCAAGGCCATGGCCATGATCGGTATGACGATTGGTCTGTCGTTCGCGGTCGCCATGGTCATAGGGCCGTTGCTGACGCGTGTTTTCGGCCTGTCCGGGTTGTTTTACGCCACGGGTGGCATGGCGCTGTTCGGCATCGTCATCGTGATGTTCATGGTGCCGCGCTCCACCGGGCCGTTGCAGCATCGTGAGTCCGGTGTGGCGCGTCAGGCGCTGATGCCGACGCTCAAACATCCGGACCTGCTGCGCCTGGATCTCGGCATCTTTGTGTTGCACGCCATGTTGATGTCGAGTTTCGTTGCCTTGCCCCTGGCCCTGGTCGAAAAAGCCGGCCTGCCCAAGGAGCAACACTGGTGGGTCTACCTGACCGCGCTGCTGATTTCTTTCTTCGCCATGATCCCGTTCATTATCTACGGCGAGAAGAAACGCAAAATGAAACGAGTTTTACTCGGCGCCGTCGTGACGCTTCTGTTCACTGAGCTATTCTTCTGGCAGTTCGGCGACAGCTTGCGGGCTCTGGTGATTGGTACGGTGGTGTTTTTCACTGCGTTCAATCTCCTGGAAGCTTCGTTGCCGTCGCTGATCAGCAAGGTTTCACCGGCGGGTGGCAAAGGCACTGCGATGGGGGTTTATTCCACCAGCCAGTTCCTCGGGTCGGCACTGGGCGGCATTCTCGGCGGCTGGATGTTCCAGCATGGCGGTCTGTCGGTTGTGTTCCTCGGATGCGCCGGTCTGGCTGCCCTCTGGCTGGTCTTTGCTGTTACCATGCGCGAACCTCCCTACGTCACAAGCCTGCGCTTGCCGTTGTCGCCTGAGGCGATCCGCGAAGCGGGTCTGGTCGAGCGCCTGAAGGCGGTCGTAGGGGTAACAGATGCAGTGATCGTCGCGGAAGAAGCGGCTATTTACATCAAATTGGACACCGAACTATTGGATCGCACCACCCTTGAGCGCCTGGTGAACAACCCGGCCGGGGCAGCGTGCGTAGCCTAG